The proteins below come from a single Pichia kudriavzevii chromosome 2, complete sequence genomic window:
- a CDS encoding uncharacterized protein (PKUD0B09340), whose protein sequence is MLEHDLQNKRKVSGQTGGQNHLHSNQINSPVDDHSGAPRDQSYLESVTEKAKHIFIGDDRDQTSATRGEQSNYTYPDDESYTHHRKTGSDDMNIRTVKPGSNEVYANYTYSSMVDPVIDDHDVAQSEQKVRELSHRKASAEQNKDQTQKEISSDSNSHSHKTGSSLLGKFSNKKDKSGDFDEQSQYKPGEYASQKQGYYDDESYDQSNTGYGVSDRNADIKHRHHGDTFSSKHPSVLDPEANKINASRYDAETDSTTKHSYGGSTAKAAPVSYRNVTEDPSHARDYNPGHANVSGSTYSGRTEGQSSTEVGDYNHSSLNPGQHRYRNSEPSDGEFPDEMRSDSKGKYYDDEVIDDDDNATNTNHSGESQGVISSIKNYLGIGETSESHSHTYHDKSSQHGWVSDTQMADQMPGGINVNAQPLGNKNRSNVAETGTEDDAQVFSNYSHSRGTANLSAPPKSTTTSATPRFGEYSGKHPECKPSLVAPAGSNTDENYKNAMMHKKHAEQEHTKGNSSRAADIGMSSNMEKSVTVAAIPQTGTHSRVKENSHDVGSDLMPESTPYRMVQNPSNNMYLKSEDPHDLKVKDKHAGKSPNTSGATSYKGAGNTGGQSSNSKFDEFDSSKIHSTGVNKLETRDDFTHQSDFKKADAAYNQGQESRKAYSLGNSTHPEIATSGEKGHTLSNVASKHPNSGSQYLSSKGSDESAYHQQNHSMKNTAGASLNTDASDSSHTGYNKSHGSDPKYIDTSKTDAGKYSNSTSDNGITKSGYYAGTSPAKPTATSYHDYADDALPSLPRSPKQERHQEQGSTTKQNKYSRDNQGRAMSGDESKPSRRHSSGKDESLGEKIKHVFTKDKKSKDHYGDKDNTKGFNERGTVYGETPVSHTHMRSGLDTGLHAGGAEINEGINTYNSGNSAHYGEHNSNKNPGGVHEQPNFDDAGRSGYGAAELEEAERRGGYTESSGYAHGKPRLSQAGYQNAHLSGHKHGDSELQNADRPAYDDYENTRGYNREDPNFGSREGHKGTGGDRNNELKSDDIKKLKTKDYRDQSDLEDYAIQDTRDAPVRRKKSIIETVKDKVLK, encoded by the coding sequence ATGTTAGAACACGATTTgcaaaataaaagaaaggtTTCTGGCCAAACAGGTGGTCAGAATCATTTACACTCGAATCAAATAAACAGTCCAGTTGATGACCACTCAGGTGCTCCTCGTGATCAGTCCTATTTGGAATCTGTTACAGAAAAGGCAAaacatattttcattggtGATGACCGTGATCAAACATCAGCTACACGTGGCGAGCAATCGAACTACACGTATCCAGACGATGAAAGTTACACTCACCATCGCAAGACTGGCAGTGATGATATGAACATACGTACTGTGAAACCAGGATCCAACGAAGTCTATGCAAATTACacatattcttcaatggttGATCCAGTTATTGACGATCATGATGTCGCGCAGTCTGAGCAAAAGGTCAGAGAGCTTTCTCACAGGAAAGCTTCTGCAGAGCAGAATAAAGATCAAAcacaaaaggaaatttcAAGTGACTCAAACTCGCATAGCCACAAGACCGGCAGTAGCTTACTAGGCAAATTTTCTAACAAGAAGGACAAATCAGGCGATTTCGACGAGCAATCTCAATATAAACCAGGTGAGTATGCCTCTCAAAAGCAAGGATACTATGATGACGAAAGCTATGACCAATCAAACACCGGCTATGGTGTTTCTGACAGAAATGCAGATATAAAACACCGTCATCATGGTGATACTTTTTCAAGTAAGCATCCAAGTGTCTTGGACCCGGAAGCAAACAAGATAAACGCCTCTAGGTATGATGCAGAAACTGATTCTACTACCAAACATAGCTACGGTGGCTCCACTGCCAAGGCAGCACCTGTTAGCTACAGAAACGTTACTGAAGATCCCTCACATGCGAGAGACTACAATCCAGGCCATGCTAATGTTTCGGGCTCTACCTATTCTGGTAGAACGGAAGGCCAAAGTAGTACAGAGGTTGGTGACTACAATCACAGCTCCTTGAACCCTGGGCAGCATAGATACAGAAATTCTGAGCCTTCTGACGGGGAATTTCCAGATGAAATGAGATCCGACTCGAAGGGAAAATATTACGATGACGAAGTGattgatgacgatgataaTGCTACTAATACCAACCACAGCGGTGAATCACAAGGTGTTATTTCTAGCATCAAAAATTACTTGGGAATTGGAGAAACATCCGAAAGCCATTCCCACACTTATCACGACAAGTCAAGTCAGCACGGATGGGTTTCGGACACTCAAATGGCAGATCAAATGCCTGGTGGTATTAATGTCAATGCACAACCATTAGGCAACAAAAATAGAAGCAATGTTGCAGAAACAGGCACTGAAGATGACGCCCAAGTTTTTTCCAATTATTCGCATTCAAGGGGTACTGCAAATTTATCTGCTCCTCCTAAATCAACCACTACTTCTGCAACTCCAAGATTCGGAGAGTATTCTGGAAAACATCCGGAGTGCAAACCTTCTCTTGTTGCACCTGCTGGTTCAAATACAGATGAGAATTACAAAAATGCAATGATGCACAAAAAGCATGCAGAGCAAGAGCATACTAAAGGCAATTCTTCGAGGGCAGCTGATATCGGTATGAGCTCAAACATGGAGAAGTCTGTAACAGTGGCTGCAATCCCTCAAACAGGTACCCACTCAAGAGTTAAGGAAAATTCGCATGATGTGGGATCTGATTTGATGCCAGAGTCAACTCCATACCGAATGGTGCAAAATCCAAGTAATAACATGTACTTGAAGTCCGAAGACCCACATGATCTAAAGGTCAAGGATAAACATGCTGGAAAGTCACCCAACACATCTGGTGCTACCTCTTATAAAGGTGCTGGTAATACTGGTGGCCAATCTTCAAACTCCAAATTTGATGAGTTTGATTCCTCCAAGATTCACTCGACAGGTGTAAACAAGTTAGAAACTAGAGATGACTTCACTCACCAGTCTGATTTTAAAAAGGCAGACGCCGCATATAACCAAGGTCAAGAGTCCAGAAAAGCTTATTCTCTTGGAAATTCTACTCACCCAGAAATTGCTACCTCTGGTGAAAAGGGTCACACCCTGTCAAACGTGGCATCGAAACATCCTAACTCAGGATCTCAGTACCTATCCAGTAAGGGCAGTGATGAGTCAGCGtaccatcaacaaaatcacAGCATGAAAAATACAGCAGGTGCCTCTCTTAACACTGATGCTAGTGACAGTTCTCATACTGGTTATAACAAATCACATGGGTCAGATCCAAAATATATTGACACATCAAAAACGGATGCAGGTAAATactcaaattcaactagTGATAATGGCATTACCAAGAGTGGATATTATGCTGGAACTTCTCCGGCGAAGCCAACAGCGACATCGTATCACGACTACGCCGATGATGCTTTACCTAGTCTTCCTCGAAGCCCAAAACAGGAACGTCATCAAGAACAAGGCTCCACAACCAAACAGAATAAGTATTCCAGAGATAACCAAGGCAGGGCTATGAGTGGTGATGAATCCAAGCCAAGTAGGAGACATTCTAGTGGCAAAGATGAGTCTTTAGGTGAGAAAATCAAGCACGTATTCACCAAAGATAAAAAGTCTAAAGATCATTATGGCGACAAAGACAACACTAAGGGTTTCAATGAACGTGGTACAGTTTATGGTGAAACACCAGTGTCCCACACTCACATGAGAAGTGGATTAGATACTGGATTACATGCGGGTGGCGCCGAAATTAATGAAGGCATTAACACCTATAATTCGGGCAACTCTGCCCATTATGGTGAACACAATAGTAACAAAAATCCAGGTGGTGTCCATGAACAAccaaattttgatgatgcGGGTAGATCAGGGTATGGTGCAGCTGAACTTGAGGAGGCTGAAAGAAGAGGTGGATATACAGAGAGCTCCGGTTATGCACATGGTAAACCACGATTATCACAAGCTGGATATCAAAACGCCCATTTATCTGGACACAAACACGGCGATTCTGAGCTTCAGAATGCAGACAGACCTGCTTATGACGATTACGAAAATACCAGAGGTTACAACCGGGAAGATCCTAACTTTGGGTCTCGTGAGGGTCATAAAGGTACAGGGGGAGACAGGAACAATGAGTTAAAAAGTGATGACATtaaaaagttgaagacCAAAGACTACAGAGATCAATCTGATCTTGAAGACTATGCTATTCAGGATACCAGAGATGCTCCTGTTCGCCGCAAGAAGAGCATTATCGAGACTGTTAAAGATAAAGTTCTCAAATAA
- a CDS encoding uncharacterized protein (PKUD0B09330; similar to Saccharomyces cerevisiae YIL041W (GVP36); ancestral locus Anc_7.221), translating into MSFLSNIQQQLQETSQQLSNSINSLNLGETAASLSTKVQSNLTNLEKEVSNLKPILARTSRSLQEKFGGIQDISELPQEYKDLECRVDNIREFYRKVLEITRNYELEAYDNPNNLKESFADYGSLINQKIVELSSASTAQEAEKVLTSGRKDKTPRTFAHQFAKSMNKARADILANKPVSLIPKTNEPESFEGEDTTLTLALEKIAEYETKIGNERLEQDKLIIVEFNSKINGLLKEEFTKCSKLRSNVETARLNFDTVRSQIRTTQNGDETVVVPEELTKKLEKCEDELVNATEIAVEAMKELIKPLESVNLMKLLFKIQLTYHKNVTKYLEELIDNLESISLEEDD; encoded by the coding sequence ATGTCTTTCCTTAGTAATatccaacaacaattgCAGGAGACCTCACAGCAGCTTTCcaattcaatcaattcattgaatttaGGAGAAACTGCCGCATCATTGTCTACCAAGGTGCAGTCAAACTTGACCAACCTTGAGAAGGAGGTCAGCAATCTGAAACCAATTTTAGCACGTACTTCTCGTTCACTTCAAGAGAAATTTGGTGGTATTCAAGATATTAGTGAGTTGCCTCAGGAATACAAGGATTTGGAATGCCGTGTTGACAATATTCGTGAATTTTACAGAAAAGTTTTAGAAATCACAAGAAACTATGAACTTGAAGCCTATGATAATCCAAACAACTTGAAGGAAAGTTTTGCAGATTACGGATCTTTGATTAACCAAAAGATTGTTGAATTGTCAAGTGCCTCCACAGCTCAAGAGGCTGAAAAGGTATTAACTTCAGGACGTAAAGATAAGACCCCACGTACTTTTGCACATCAATTTGCAAAGAGTATGAACAAGGCAAGAGCTGATATTTTGGCAAATAAGCCTGTCTCCTTAATACCAAAGACAAATGAACCTGAAAGctttgaaggtgaagataCTACTTTAACATTGGCATTGGAGAAAATTGCAGAGTATGAAACCAAGATTGGTAATGAAAGGCTAGAACAAGACAAATTaattattgttgaatttaattccaaaatcaatgGTTTGTTGAAGGAAGAATTTACCAAGTGCTCTAAATTGAGAAGCAACGTTGAAACAGCGAGATTAAACTTTGACACTGTTAGATCACAAATCAGAACAACTCagaatggtgatgaaaCAGTGGTAGTTCCTGAAGAATTAACAAAAAAGCTGGAAAAATGTGAAGATGAGTTAGTCAATGCTACTGAGATTGCTGTTGAGGCAATGAAGGAGTTAATCAAACCCCTGGAAAGCGtcaatttgatgaaattacttttcaaaatccaGCTAACATATCACAAGAACGTTACTAAGTATTTAGAAGAACTAATTGATAACCTTGAATCCATCTCattagaagaagatgaCTAG
- a CDS encoding uncharacterized protein (PKUD0B09345) has product MDHRSLHAVYDDSGDLRKNIISLLQNLPVEVLADYLLENINAGHLTMEQLNELRLKRCLTGQGNLKQRSSTLADGQDKGNLFLNSEHGLFSANPCSENPRVSAGNIQFSNMMVFEDNKPYINYTQSLGNNNSNSSERTIIKRRPVGNLTKENYSYYFPLSGIQIYPKSDKYLSINTCAFEACKLDPSFSYESYHRYLRKELNIHKQGGLLFAPSGYQSRGVPLQSIIDDEWIAGIQASQFFDPSAVWRDLKNLKEFIPDGKFRCRYFQAQQIENLTDGQFAILTFGQYKQIHGFLKRYNVKSIKWREHPEFNGWIRSRTFGCKFGIRGEDACNKKLTVVLDLMHRIVILKFFGRHISTCDTQNRKLVYPVFRNLVLNHKPLSVDKTFRLIKDKYPSCFDDIIMKLGRIPTTPEVANWQLQREKNN; this is encoded by the coding sequence ATGGACCATCGTTCTCTACATGCAGTATATGACGACAGTGGCGACCTTAGGAAAAACATCATTTCACTGCTGCAAAATCTCCCCGTAGAGGTGTTAGCCGATTATCTCTTGGAAAACATCAATGCTGGGCATTTAACAATGGAACAACTCAACGAGTTAAGGCTAAAAAGGTGCCTTACGGGGCAAGGCAATTTGAAACAACGTAGTTCCACATTAGCTGATGGGCAAGACAAAGGCAATTTATTTCTGAACAGTGAACATGGGCTGTTCTCCGCCAATCCCTGTTCAGAAAACCCAAGGGTTTCTGCCGGGAATATTCAATTTTCCAACATGATGGtatttgaagataataAACCCTACATTAATTATACCCAAAGTTTAGGTAACAACAATAGCAATAGCAGTGAAAGAACTATCATAAAAAGGAGGCCTGTGGGGAACCTgaccaaagaaaactatAGTTACTACTTCCCATTGTCTGGAATCCAAATATACCCCAAAAGTGATAAATATTTATCAATTAACACATGTGCTTTCGAAGCATGCAAACTAGACCCTTCATTTAGTTATGAATCGTACCATCGATATCTGCGCAAGGAATTGAACATACATAAACAAGGTGGATTGCTCTTTGCGCCATCTGGTTATCAGTCAAGAGGAGTCCCCTTGCAGAGTATCATCGATGATGAATGGATAGCTGGCATTCAAGCATCACAGTTTTTTGATCCCAGTGCAGTTTGGAGAGATTTAAAGAATCTAAAGGAGTTTATCCCCGATGGGAAATTCAGGTGCCGTTATTTCCAAGCccaacaaattgaaaacttaaCTGATGGGCAGTTTGCAATACTAACTTTTGGCCAGTACAAACAGATCCATGGTTTCTTGAAAAGATACAATGTTAAATCCATAAAATGGAGAGAGCATCCGGAATTCAATGGCTGGATTCGGTCACGAACTTTTGGCTGCAAATTCGGTATTAGAGGGGAAGACGCCTGTAATAAGAAATTGACAGTAGTACTAGACTTGATGCATAGGATTGTGATACTCAAGTTTTTTGGCCGCCATATCTCGACTTGCGATACACAGAATCGAAAGTTAGTATATCCTGTCTTCAGGAACTTGGTGCTCAACCATAAACCACTCAGCGTTGATAAGACCTTTAGGTTAATAAAAGACAAATACCCTTCATGctttgatgatattataaTGAAGCTGGGGAGGATACCAACCACCCCTGAAGTAGCAAATTGGCAgcttcaaagagaaaagaataaTTAA
- a CDS encoding uncharacterized protein (PKUD0B09320; similar to Saccharomyces cerevisiae YPR124W (CTR1); ancestral locus Anc_3.459): MDVSNMNDMSMTSSDTTVMSSISPMTDMDMQHTSGMSHMTTASSTVASSTMAGMATMLASSSSAIPSGDSSMSGMDMSGSDSSDGTMSMTMFMSTKYDNVPVFFRSLHAQTGAAAFGIFCVLFFCSFFFRALVFLSAYLEQCVFHNYSNTIIMEDDCECGESETEVKGTPPPPQNPPVPPFGVIIKKMLWMGPNEFFRDIVRLLIAFTMVMFGYGIMLAAMSFVLTYFFAICLGLAFAEVFFNRLSMILGVNKAFGACAGLH, encoded by the coding sequence ATGGACGTGTCAAATATGAATGACATGAGCATGACTAGTTCTGATACAACTGTAATGTCGAGTATTTCACCCATGACAGATATGGATATGCAACATACAAGTGGGATGTCTCATATGACAACTGCCTCGTCAACAGTTGCATCTTCCACAATGGCAGGAATGGCAACTATGCTGGCATCTTCTAGCAGTGCAATACCTTCTGGTGACAGTAGTATGTCGGGTATGGACATGTCAGGAAGCGACAGTTCTGATGGAACAATGTCCATGACAATGTTCATGTCCACAAAATATGACAATGTTCCAGTGTTTTTCAGATCCTTACATGCACAAACAGGAGCAGCAGCATTTGGTATCTTTTGTgtccttttcttttgttctttctttttcagaGCTTTGGTTTTCTTAAGTGCATACTTGGAGCAGTGTGTATTTCATAATTATTCTAATACCATTATAATGGAAGATGATTGTGAATGTGGTGAGTCCGAAACGGAGGTAAAGGGTACTCCTCCACCCCCACAAAATCCACCGGTCCCACCATTTGGTGTTATTATCAAGAAGATGCTATGGATGGGTCCAAATGAATTTTTCCGTGATATTGTTCGACTACTCATTGCTTTCACAATGGTGATGTTCGGCTATGGAATTATGCTTGCCGCAATGAGTTTTGTACTAACTTACTTCTTTGCTATCTGTCTTGGATTGGCCTTTGCAGaagttttcttcaataggctatcaatgattttgggGGTCAACAAAGCGTTTGGTGCATGTGCAGGTCTACATTAA
- a CDS encoding uncharacterized protein (PKUD0B09300) yields the protein MDISQLLEEKKQKLEQLRLQRIELEEVPNVEKQDTVEVSLQEIPQVKYDIPPPIIPKIEPVLPLQDADIEELESKLRKELEIKVRAELEDKYRKYYESAVQDLTKTQRPHSLQSEEGKEKCEFTPTKTKVKYIDVHENSCLSVHDDCIQIYKLPSLTIIGKIPLHSKANVAVFDRTNNERIIVGYENGFVHVYTPAFCVSSRYQLDSIIAIHQSLNSVIIVSSAGEYTVLAPNIIDVLIPATNIFTALQFSHNEVLKTLHPLKVITVCSFVGANNVILGLVTGDILSVDIGTHTITKIHKSSLPPLSISYTSGKTLVLSLDHSLTIIHGDTVEHDVGFSFLAKWITPSAFLTCTFQNELSIWSDNKKSKIHIIEGSTVSAIEILDSKTLVVGDLEGNCKLFEM from the coding sequence ATGGACATATCACAACTACtagaagagaaaaagcAGAAGTTGGAACAACTAAGACTCCAGAGGATAGAGCTTGAAGAAGTACCAAACGTTGAAAAGCAGGATACTGTTGAGGTATCACTGCAAGAAATCCCACAAGTCAAGTATGATATACCCCCTCCTATAATTCCCAAAATTGAACCAGTTTTACCTTTGCAAGATgcagatattgaagaattggaaagCAAACTTAGAAAGGAATTGGAAATAAAGGTCAGGGCTGAACTAGAAGACAAATATAGAAAATATTATGAATCGGCAGTGCAAGATTTGACGAAAACACAAAGGCCGCATAGTTTACAGTCCGAAGAGGGGAAAGAGAAATGTGAATTTACACCAACTAAAACAAAAGTAAAATACATTGATGTTCATGAGAATAGCTGTCTGTCAGTTCATGATGATTGCattcaaatatataagCTCCCCTCACTAACAATAATCGGGAAAATCCCTTTACATTCAAAGGCGAATGTAGCTGTCTTTGATAGAACAAATAATGAAAGAATAATTGTGGGGTATGAGAACGGTTTTGTACATGTTTATACCCCGGCTTTTTGTGTCTCTTCTAGGTACCAGCTGGATTCAATCATTGCTATCCATCAGTCTCTTAATTCAGTTATAATAGTCTCTTCTGCTGGGGAGTACACAGTTCTTGCTCCAAATATCATTGATGTTCTCATACCAGCAACAAATATTTTTACAGCTTTGCAATTTTCTCATAATGAGGTCCTGAAGACATTGCACCCCCTTAAAGTAATTACTGTGTGTTCGTTTGTTGGTGCAAATAATGTGATTTTAGGATTAGTTACAGGAGACATACTATCAGTTGATATAGGGACGCATACGATTACAAAAATCCACAAAAGTAGTTTGCCACCACTGAGTATTTCGTACACATCAGGGAAAACGTTGGTCCTAAGTCTTGATCACTCATTAACCATTATCCACGGAGATACAGTGGAGCACGATGTGGGATTTTCATTCTTGGCTAAATGGATCACGCCGTCAGCCTTTTTAACTTGCACTTTCCAAAATGAATTAAGTATTTGGAGCGATAATaagaaaagtaaaattCATATCATTGAAGGTAGCACCGTTTCGGCTATAGAGATATTAGACTCGAAAACCTTGGTTGTTGGCGACTTAGAGGGAAATTGtaaattatttgaaatgtAA
- a CDS encoding uncharacterized protein (PKUD0B09310; similar to Saccharomyces cerevisiae YDR489W (SLD5); ancestral locus Anc_3.94) encodes MNTTDIINDFTTEARNDFVNRYNEQAEDLLLLEQAWVREKTVPQLLPHESELVERIMERIRVQLETIDEMASDENTDKLTLVIIESELERIQYLLRAYTRGRLRKIDSNQVMDLSLLSVDEQTYLRGHSAMKNQFLTSLLGEEPSIPESDPDNESCHIFVRAQAPFPFRDEDTMQVGDVRVAKWKDVAHGVAEGALHVI; translated from the coding sequence ATGAATACGACTGATATCATTAATGACTTTACAACTGAAGCTCGTAATGATTTTGTAAATCGTTACAATGAGCAAGCTGAAGACCTGCTTCTTTTAGAACAAGCATGGGTTAGAGAGAAGACTGTTCCCCAATTGCTCCCACACGAGAGTGAATTAGTAGAAAGGATCATGGAGCGTATACGTGTTCAGCTTGAGacaattgatgaaatggcCAGTGACGAAAACACAGATAAGTTAACGTTGGTTATTATAGAAAGCGAGCTCGAGAGAATACAGTATTTGCTTAGGGCATATACACGTGGCAGGTTGCGTAAGATAGATTCAAACCAAGTGATGGACCTGTCACTGCTTAGTGTTGATGAACAAACATATCTTCGAGGCCATTCCgcaatgaaaaatcaatttctgACTAGCTTGCTTGGAGAGGAGCCATCGATACCAGAGTCAGATCCTGACAACGAATCGTGTCACATTTTTGTCCGTGCCCAAGCACCGTTTCCCTTCCGAGATGAAGATACCATGCAAGTAGGTGATGTTCGTGTTGCTAAATGGAAAGACGTGGCGCATGGTGTAGCAGAGGGAGCTTTACACGTGATATAA